One stretch of Pseudomonadota bacterium DNA includes these proteins:
- the ruvB gene encoding Holliday junction branch migration DNA helicase RuvB translates to MDDRLVDRQPLATDLPEEMFLRPGRLAEYVGQSRIKDNLSVFIAAACERCEPLDHVLFSGPPGLGKTTLANIVAREMGVQVRSTSGPAIERPGDLAAILTNLKDRDVLFIDEIHRLNRAVEEILYPALEDFKLDIIIGQGPTARSIRLDLPPFTLIGATTRSGLLSSPLRGRFGITFRLEFYNFDDLSQIIKRSAGILNLDINDQGAAEIASCSRGTPRVANRLLKRIRDFAQIHGQMMITPEVSRHALEQMEIDTYGFDPLDRQYMLAIIRKFNGGPVGIETLAAVLQEESDTLEDVCEPYLLQLGFLARTPRGRVATPKASEYFSSV, encoded by the coding sequence ATGGATGATAGACTGGTCGACCGACAGCCGCTGGCAACTGATTTGCCTGAAGAGATGTTCCTGCGACCAGGAAGGTTGGCAGAGTACGTTGGTCAGTCACGAATCAAGGATAATCTCAGTGTTTTTATTGCCGCAGCCTGTGAACGTTGTGAGCCTCTGGATCACGTTTTATTTTCCGGACCGCCGGGATTGGGGAAAACCACCCTGGCAAATATTGTTGCCCGGGAAATGGGGGTCCAGGTTCGTTCGACCTCAGGCCCGGCGATCGAACGTCCCGGTGATCTAGCGGCTATTCTGACCAATCTGAAGGATCGGGATGTTCTGTTTATTGATGAAATTCACCGTTTAAATCGTGCTGTCGAGGAAATCCTCTATCCAGCTCTGGAAGATTTTAAACTTGATATTATCATCGGTCAGGGACCAACCGCACGTTCCATTCGCCTGGATTTGCCGCCTTTTACCCTGATTGGGGCAACCACCCGGTCAGGATTGCTGAGTTCGCCATTGCGCGGTCGATTCGGGATTACTTTTCGCCTGGAATTTTATAACTTCGATGACCTGAGCCAGATTATAAAAAGATCAGCCGGTATCCTGAACCTTGATATCAACGATCAGGGGGCAGCAGAGATAGCCAGTTGTTCCCGGGGTACACCCCGGGTGGCTAATCGATTGCTGAAACGGATCAGGGATTTTGCCCAGATTCATGGGCAGATGATGATTACGCCGGAAGTATCTCGCCATGCTTTGGAACAGATGGAAATTGACACCTATGGGTTTGATCCCCTTGATCGTCAGTATATGCTGGCGATTATTCGCAAATTCAATGGCGGCCCAGTGGGAATCGAAACGCTGGCAGCTGTGCTTCAGGAAGAGTCAGATACCCTGGAAGATGTATGTGAACCCTATCTTCTGCAGCTTGGCTTTCTTGCCCGTACTCCCCGGGGACGGGTAGCAACACCAAAAGCCAGTGAATATTTTTCTTCGGTTTAA
- the ruvA gene encoding Holliday junction branch migration protein RuvA, protein MIARISGVLIEKSPEQVIIDVSGVGYRLLIPGGTYNRLPEVEQQVVLWVTTRIRDDHLLLYGFFSREEQRMFLRLLSVSGVGPKLALNIISQIEIVQLEQLLVNQDVALLTKIPGLGKKLSQRLALELGEELKKGQFGSWTQQGISPTSGAPTKRNELLSAMESLGYKPADCLSIVDKVLNESPEGRVEDLLKQILKGLSNG, encoded by the coding sequence ATGATTGCCCGAATATCCGGTGTGCTGATTGAAAAATCTCCTGAGCAGGTCATTATTGATGTCTCAGGCGTTGGTTATCGGCTGCTTATCCCCGGGGGAACATATAATCGGCTTCCTGAAGTGGAACAGCAGGTTGTTTTGTGGGTTACAACCCGTATTCGGGATGATCACTTACTACTTTATGGGTTTTTCAGCCGGGAAGAGCAGCGGATGTTTTTGCGTTTGCTGTCCGTTTCCGGTGTCGGTCCCAAACTGGCGCTTAATATTATTTCTCAGATTGAAATTGTCCAGCTTGAACAACTGCTGGTTAATCAGGATGTGGCGTTGTTGACAAAAATACCCGGTTTGGGAAAAAAATTATCCCAGCGTTTGGCCCTTGAACTTGGGGAAGAACTGAAGAAGGGCCAGTTTGGTTCCTGGACTCAGCAGGGAATATCTCCAACATCTGGAGCCCCGACAAAGAGAAATGAATTATTGTCTGCGATGGAAAGTCTTGGATATAAACCGGCGGACTGCTTAAGCATAGTTGATAAAGTCCTTAATGAAAGTCCTGAAGGACGAGTGGAAGATTTGTTGAAACAAATCCTCAAAGGTTTGTCTAATGGATGA
- the ruvC gene encoding crossover junction endodeoxyribonuclease RuvC, with amino-acid sequence SDGSDLLHVHHSQVSLSSKKNTSQKLSRLYYATMEIMDDYHPDLVAVEGIFYGPNVKSMIVLGQARGAAMVAVANCGREIAEYPPTVVKQAVVGYGKATKEQVQRMVSVILNLQQVAGEHAADALAVAICHHHHQLLRGWEAKAKSS; translated from the coding sequence AGTGATGGCAGTGATTTGCTGCATGTGCATCACTCCCAGGTTTCTCTTTCCTCAAAAAAAAATACCTCGCAGAAACTTTCCCGCCTCTACTATGCGACCATGGAAATAATGGATGATTATCATCCTGATTTGGTTGCGGTTGAAGGTATTTTTTATGGTCCTAATGTGAAAAGCATGATCGTTCTTGGGCAGGCCCGGGGTGCCGCCATGGTTGCAGTGGCTAATTGCGGTCGAGAAATTGCTGAATATCCCCCGACAGTGGTGAAACAGGCAGTGGTTGGTTATGGAAAAGCCACTAAGGAACAGGTACAGCGGATGGTTTCAGTTATCCTGAATCTGCAGCAGGTTGCCGGCGAACACGCTGCCGATGCTCTGGCAGTGGCCATATGCCATCATCACCACCAGCTGTTGCGAGGTTGGGAAGCAAAGGCAAAATCATCATGA